The Ramlibacter sp. PS4R-6 nucleotide sequence GACCTCGCACGCACCCCCTGGGGCATCTCCACCGGCCAGCAGCAACTGCTGACCGATGCGACCACCGCCTTCAACAACGCGGTGCTGGTGTCGCTCGTGAACGAGGGGCAGACGATGCTGTACATCGACACGGCGCTGCTGTTCAACCTGATGACCGGCAACCCCGCGAGCTACGCCCTGGTCAACGTCGGCAACCCCGCGTGCACCTCGGTCGATCCCGGGCCGGGCATCGGCATCGGCACGGGCCAGGTCAATTCGCTGCTGTGCACGACGGCCACGATCGCCAGCGGCGTGGACTACGCGACCTACCTGTGGGCCGACCCGGTGTACCCGACGCCCACCGGCCATTCGCGCTTCGCGAGCTTCATGTTCACCCGCGTGCACGACCGGTTCTGATCGCCTAGGGGCTGCGGCCCCACTTCAGCTTCATCGCCAGGATCGCGAGGGCCAGCGCGAGGGTGATGCCGTTGGCCACGACGATGGGCCATGCGCCCAGCAGCAGGCCGTACACCAGCCACAGGAACACGCCGACGGCGAACACGGCGTACATGCCCATCGAGATGCCCGCGACGTCGCGCGTGCGCCAGGTGTGCCACACCTGCGGCACGAAGCTCACGGTGGTGAGCACCGCGGCGAGATAGCCCACGAGTTCCGGCGCGGTCATCACTCCTGCGCCGTCCACGCCAGCAGCGCATCGAGCGCGGCCTGCGCCTGGTTGGCGTGCGCGTCGTTGACGATCGCCACCAGCACGTAGCGCCTGCCGTTGGTGCCGTCCACATAGCCGGCCACGCCCTGCACGTTCCACAGGCTGCCGGACTTCAGGTGCGCGAGGCCGCGCCCGCTGCGGCCCTTGGCCGACGTGGCGAGCGTGCCGTCGACGCCGGCCAGCGGCAGCGAGGCGATGAACTCCGGCATCAGCGGCGAGGCCCACGCGGCATGCAGCAGGCGCGCGAGCTGCGCGGCGGTGGTGCGCTCGTCGCGCGCGAGGCCCGAGCCGTTCTGGAAGCCCGGCGCGTCGCCGCCGATGCGCGCGGCCCACCATGCACGCATCGCTTCGCGTGCGCTGTCGAAGGTGGCCGGCATGCCGCGCTGCAGCGCCAGCGTGAGGAACAGCTGCTGCGCCATCACGTTGTTGCTGAACTTGTTGATGTCGCGGATCACGTCGGCGAGCGGCGGCGACGACAGCTCGAAGGCCGGTTGCTGGCCCGCGGGCACGCGGCCTTCGCGCACCTGGCCGGCGAGCGTGCCGCCCAGGTGCTGCCACATGCCGGCGATCGCGCGCGCCGAATAGCTCGCGGGCTGCGCATAGGCCACCGGCCAGTTGCGCTCGCCACACGAGGCACCATAGGCGCCCGCGAAACGCACGCGCGCCGGGTCCTTGAAGTCGGCCTGCAGCTGCGGCCGCCAGTCGCCGCAGCCGGCGCGCAGCGGCACTTCGGCGGGAAACTGCACGCCGCGCAGCGGCGGCTCGACGTGCACCAGCGCGCGCGTGCCGGCCGGCGTGAAGGTGATCAGCACCGACTTGAAATTCACCAGCAGCGCGTCGGGACCGGCGTTGTAGGGCCGCAGGGGTTCGCCGTCGAAGGCGCCCGGGTCCTGCGGCGGCACGTCGAACGCGCTGCGGTCCAGCACGATGTCGCCGGCGATGTGGCGGATGCCCAGGCCCTGCACCCGGCGCAGCAAGAGCCACAGGCGCTCGGTCACGAGCTTGGGGTCGCCGCGGCCCTGGATGTAGACGCTGCCTTGCAGCGTGCCGTTCTCGATCGTGCCGTCGATGTACACCGGCGTGGCCCAGGTGTACGCCGGGCCCAGCACGTCCAGGCCCGCAAACGTGGTGGCGAGCTTGGCAATGGAGGCGGGGTTGACCGTGGCGTCGGTGCGGTGCGCCAGGCGCGGCGTGGCCTTGCCGTCGGCCTCGGCGACGTAGGCCACCAGCGACTCGCGCGGCACCTTCGCGCGCGCCAACGCAGCCTCGACGGTGGGTGGCAGCGATTGCGCCTGCACGGCGCAGGCCCAGGCCCATGCGAGGAGGATGAGCGGGCGGCGCGGCATGGCGGGATTATGTCGCTCGATAATCGACGCCTTGCGATGAACCTGCTGGCCTTCGACACGAGCACCGAAACCCTCGCCGCCGCCGTCATGCGCGGCGGCGCGGTCGTGGCCGAGGAGCGCACGGTGGGCGGCGCGCAGGCCTCGGCGGCGCTCATCCCGGCGCTGCAGGCGCTGCTCGCGCAAGCGGGCCTGGCGCTGGGCGACCTCGACGCCATCGTGTTCGGCCGCGGGCCGGGCTCGTTCACGGGCCTGCGCACGGCGTGCGCGGTCGCGCAGGGCCTGGGTTTCGGCAGCGGCGTGCCGGTGCTGGGCATCGAGACGCTGCTGGCCGTGGCCGAGGACGCGCGCGAGCGCGCCGGCGCCACGCAAGTGGTCGCGATGCTCGATGCGCGGATGAGCGAGGTCTATGCCGCGCGCTATGCGTTCGGCGGCGGCGAATGGCGGCGCGAGGGCGACATCGTGCTGGCGCGGCCCGAAACGGTCGAGGTCCCGGCGGGCTGGCGCGTCGCCGGCAACGTGTTCGATGCCGCGCGCATCGAGGCCCAGCCGACGGCCGCGGCGATGCTGCGCATTGCGCCACGCCTGCTGGCCAAAGGTGCGGCGCAGGACGCGGCGCATGCCGCGCCGGTCTACATTCGCGATAAAGTGGCCCAAACCACCGAGGAGCGCGCCCAGGCGCGCGCCAACCGCCCGCCTCCGCCATGAGCGCCGTCCTGAAATCCGTCGAAGCGCAGTTCGAGCCGCTCACCGAAGAGCGCCTGGACGCCGTCGTGGCGATCGAGGCGAGCGCGTATGACCATCCGTGGACGCGCGGCAACTTCGCCGATTCGCTGCGTTCGGGCTACGAGGCGCAGGCGCTCGTTGCGGGCGACGCGCTCCTGGGTTATTTCGTGGCGATGAAGGGCGTGGACGAGGTGCACCTGCTCAACCTCACCGTGGCCCCGGCGTACCAGTCGCAAGGCTGGGGCCGCCTGATGCTGGATGCGGTCGCGCTGTGGGCGCGGGGGCAGGGCGCGCAGTGGCTGTGGCTGGAGGTGCGCACCAGCAACCAGCGCGCGCAGCACCTGTACGAGCTGTATGGGATGCGCCGCGTCGGCGAGCGCAAGGGCTACTACCCCGCCGGCCCCGGCCAGCGCGAGGATGCGATCGTGATGAGCCTGCGCCTATGACGCTGCTGCTGGACGAGCGGCGCGTCGCGATGCTGGAGCAGTTCGGCATCCGCTGGCAGGTGCGCGAAACCGCGCTCGAAGAAGAAGCACCCGGGGCTGCCGAAGCGCCGCCCGTGCCCGTGTTCGCGCACGAGGCGGCGCGCGTTCCGGTCGAACTGTCGGCGCGCGCCACCGGCGTCGAGCTGATGGCCTGGGACGTCCTCGAGGAAACCGTCGCGGCCTGCCGCGCGTGCAAGCTGTGCGGCACGCGGCGCAACACCGTCTTCGGCGTCGGCGACCGGCAAGCGGACTGGCTGATCGTCGGCGAAGCGCCCGGGGAGCACGAGGACATCCAGGGCGAGCCTTTCGTCGGCCAGGCCGGCAAGCTGCTGGACAACATGCTGCGGGCATTGAGCCTGAACCGGCGCGAGAAGGTGTACATCGCCAACGTGCTCAAGTGCCGCCCGCCCGGCAACCGCAACCCCGAGCCCGACGAGGTCGCGCAGTGCGAGCCCTTCCTGCGCCGGCAGGTGCAGCTGCTGCAGCCGAAGATCATCGTCGCCATGGGGCGCTTCGCGGTGCAGTCGCTGCTCGGCACGACCGATGCGATCGGCAAGCTGCGCGGCCAGCGTCACAGCTACGCCGGCGTGCCGGTGGTGGTCACCTACCACCCGGCCTACCTGCTGCGCAACCTGCCCGACAAGGCCAAGGCCTGGTCGGACCTGTGCCTGGCGCGCGCGATCGCTCAGGACGGCTGAGGATCCAGCCGCTCCAGCGGCTTGTAGGCGCGTGAAGCGAGCGTGCGCGCCGCGAAGTCGATGCCGCTGAAGGCGGCGTAGTCGGCCATGCTGCGCACGCGCCCGAGCGAGTACGCGCCCAGGTCGTCCCCGCCCAGCAGCGCGGCCAGGCGCGCGCGCGAGCGGTTCTCCAGCTCCCACCAGTTGCGCTCGCGCACGCGGTCCTGCTCCGCGTCCCAGTGCAGCGGGCGCGCCGGCGCGCCGGACTCCGCGTTGTTGTACAGGTGGTAGAGCGGCAGGCCCGGCATGTGGAAGATGTCCCAGCCGTGCGTGTACAGGCGCGCGGCATAGGCCTGCTCCTCGCCGTGGAAGTAGAACCACGGGTCGTACGGAAAGGCCTGCACGATCTTGCCGGGCCCGAAGAGGCACCCTGCCGCCAGGTGGAAACCCACCAGGGGCTCGTCGCGGTCGACCGGGTGCGCTTCGAACGACAGCACCAGGTGGTCGGCTTCGAAGCCGTGGTCCGTCTTCACGACGTGCGCCAGCACCTTGTCGGTGGCGGGCTTGTGCACGGGGCGGTCGCCTTCGAAGACGAAGGGGTTCGGGTAGGCGGTGATGACCATGCCGGGCCGCCCGGCCATGAGCTCCTCGCCCTGCTCCAAGAGCAGCTGGTCCCAGTGCAGGTCGAAGTCCATGTGCGAGTCGACCTGCAGGAACCAGTCCTCGCCGTCGTACAGCGACATCGCGATGGCGCGGGCCCAGCACGGGCCGCGCGCATAGACGGGGTCGAAGCGCACGTAGCTCACGCGCGCGGGCGCATAGGCACGTGGCTGCAGTGCATGCGCGGCGGGCGACTGGTCGACGATGCCGAAGTGCAACTGCTCCGGCCAGCGCGCCGTGGCGATGGCCTGCGACAAGGTGAAGCCGAGCACCGGGTCGCAATAGGAGGCAATGCTGAGGAAGATGGCCATGCGCCCGGCGATGGTAGCGCCGCACGCGCGAAGGCCGACGCGAGCGTGAATTCGTGCCGCCCTAGGGGTCGAAACGTCTTGTTGGTGCTGAAGGAAGAAAAGAAGCAGGCCGAGGAAAAGAAGGCCGACGCCCCACTGGTAACCGACAGTGCACCCGCTGAGCCACACCGGCGGCCCCAAACCGCCCGGTGTGTGAACTATTGCCGGGTTCGGCTTGCCCCGGATGTAACCCGATGCTACCGTCCACTTTCCGGGGAAACCTGTAGTCATTGGGTGGGGCTGGCTTTGGAGCCGCCCACGAAGAAAAGCTGTGAAACATCTGACCCGACCCGTCCGCAGGCCTCCGCCTGCGGTAGCTTCCTCCCCCGCCGTGGCGGGCTTCCGCCCGGCTGGCGTAGCGCTGGCGGTGGCGGCGGCCTTCATGGGGGTGAGCAACGCCTTCGGCCAGCCTGCGGGGGCGCAGGCGATCCAGGGCCAGGCCCTGTTGCAGCAGCAAGGCAACTCGCTGGTGGTCAAGACCACCAACGCGGCGGGAACGAACCGCTCGGTCATCAACTGGCAAAGCTTCTCGGTGCCCACGGGCAGCACCACGCGCTTTGACCAGCCCACGGCGCAGAGCCTGTCGATCAACCGCGTGCTGGGAACGGACCCCAGCGCGATCTTCGGCACCTTGAGCTCCAACGGCCGGCTGGTGCTGGTCAACCCGGCGGGCATTGCCGTGGGAGCCGGAGCGGTGGTGGATACCGCAGGCTTCACCGCCTCGACGCTGAAGATGAGCGAGGCGGATGCCTTGGCCGGGCGCCTGATCTTCGGGGACGGGCAGCTGGCAGGCGGGGCGCTGAAGGTGGACGGCAGCATCGTGGCGCGAAGCGGCGATGTGGTGCTCATTGCGCCGAACGTGCAGGTGGGCCAGCAGGCGCTGGTGCAGGCGCCCAACGGGGCGACGCTCCTGGCGGCGGGCCAGAAGGTGGAGCTGACGGGGCGCGGCCTGGAAGGCATCGTGATGCAGGTGCAGGCGCCGGCCAACGAGGCGGTGAACCTGGGCACGCTGCAAGGCGATGCGGTGGGAGTCTTTGCCGGAACACTGAAGCACAGCGGCCTGGTCAGCGCCAACGCGGTCACCATCGAAGGCGGCAAGGTCGTGCTGAAGGCCGCAGGCGACAACCTGGTCGACGGCGTCACGACTGCGAAGGCGGGCGACAAGGGCGGCAGTGTGGACGTGCTGGGCGAGCGCGTGGCGCTGTACGGCAACGCCAGCATCGATGCCAGCGGCGCCAAGGGCGGCGGCAGCGTGCGCATCGGCGGCGACCTGCATGGCGCGAATGCGCAGGTCCCGAATGCACGCAGCACCTTCGTGGGCAGCGACGTGCAAGTCAAGGCCGACGCCACGCTGGACGGCGATGGCGGGACCGTGGTGGTCTGGTCGAACGACGCCACGCGCTTCGGCGGCAGCATCAGCGCACGCGGGGGCGAAAGCGCCGGCAACGGCGGCTCCGTCGAAGTCTCCGG carries:
- the dacB gene encoding D-alanyl-D-alanine carboxypeptidase/D-alanyl-D-alanine endopeptidase; protein product: MPRRPLILLAWAWACAVQAQSLPPTVEAALARAKVPRESLVAYVAEADGKATPRLAHRTDATVNPASIAKLATTFAGLDVLGPAYTWATPVYIDGTIENGTLQGSVYIQGRGDPKLVTERLWLLLRRVQGLGIRHIAGDIVLDRSAFDVPPQDPGAFDGEPLRPYNAGPDALLVNFKSVLITFTPAGTRALVHVEPPLRGVQFPAEVPLRAGCGDWRPQLQADFKDPARVRFAGAYGASCGERNWPVAYAQPASYSARAIAGMWQHLGGTLAGQVREGRVPAGQQPAFELSSPPLADVIRDINKFSNNVMAQQLFLTLALQRGMPATFDSAREAMRAWWAARIGGDAPGFQNGSGLARDERTTAAQLARLLHAAWASPLMPEFIASLPLAGVDGTLATSAKGRSGRGLAHLKSGSLWNVQGVAGYVDGTNGRRYVLVAIVNDAHANQAQAALDALLAWTAQE
- the rimI gene encoding ribosomal protein S18-alanine N-acetyltransferase is translated as MSAVLKSVEAQFEPLTEERLDAVVAIEASAYDHPWTRGNFADSLRSGYEAQALVAGDALLGYFVAMKGVDEVHLLNLTVAPAYQSQGWGRLMLDAVALWARGQGAQWLWLEVRTSNQRAQHLYELYGMRRVGERKGYYPAGPGQREDAIVMSLRL
- a CDS encoding SemiSWEET family sugar transporter is translated as MTAPELVGYLAAVLTTVSFVPQVWHTWRTRDVAGISMGMYAVFAVGVFLWLVYGLLLGAWPIVVANGITLALALAILAMKLKWGRSP
- a CDS encoding uracil-DNA glycosylase, yielding MTLLLDERRVAMLEQFGIRWQVRETALEEEAPGAAEAPPVPVFAHEAARVPVELSARATGVELMAWDVLEETVAACRACKLCGTRRNTVFGVGDRQADWLIVGEAPGEHEDIQGEPFVGQAGKLLDNMLRALSLNRREKVYIANVLKCRPPGNRNPEPDEVAQCEPFLRRQVQLLQPKIIVAMGRFAVQSLLGTTDAIGKLRGQRHSYAGVPVVVTYHPAYLLRNLPDKAKAWSDLCLARAIAQDG
- the tsaB gene encoding tRNA (adenosine(37)-N6)-threonylcarbamoyltransferase complex dimerization subunit type 1 TsaB, whose protein sequence is MNLLAFDTSTETLAAAVMRGGAVVAEERTVGGAQASAALIPALQALLAQAGLALGDLDAIVFGRGPGSFTGLRTACAVAQGLGFGSGVPVLGIETLLAVAEDARERAGATQVVAMLDARMSEVYAARYAFGGGEWRREGDIVLARPETVEVPAGWRVAGNVFDAARIEAQPTAAAMLRIAPRLLAKGAAQDAAHAAPVYIRDKVAQTTEERAQARANRPPPP
- a CDS encoding GlcNAc-transferase family protein produces the protein MAIFLSIASYCDPVLGFTLSQAIATARWPEQLHFGIVDQSPAAHALQPRAYAPARVSYVRFDPVYARGPCWARAIAMSLYDGEDWFLQVDSHMDFDLHWDQLLLEQGEELMAGRPGMVITAYPNPFVFEGDRPVHKPATDKVLAHVVKTDHGFEADHLVLSFEAHPVDRDEPLVGFHLAAGCLFGPGKIVQAFPYDPWFYFHGEEQAYAARLYTHGWDIFHMPGLPLYHLYNNAESGAPARPLHWDAEQDRVRERNWWELENRSRARLAALLGGDDLGAYSLGRVRSMADYAAFSGIDFAARTLASRAYKPLERLDPQPS